In Tursiops truncatus isolate mTurTru1 chromosome X, mTurTru1.mat.Y, whole genome shotgun sequence, the following proteins share a genomic window:
- the NYX gene encoding nyctalopin, giving the protein MLFLLLHAVVLGLPSARAAEDACASACPAACVCSSVERGCSVRCDRAGLLRVPAEFPCEAASIDLDRNGLRFLGERAFGTLPSLRRLSLRHNNLSFITPGAFKGLPRLAELRLAHNGDLRYLHARTFAALGRLRRLDLAACRLFSVPERLLAELPALRELAAFDNLFRRVPGALRGLANLTHAYLERSRIEAVASSSLLGLRRLRSLSLQANRVRAVHGGAFRDCSALEHLLLNDNLLAALPADAFLGLRRLRTLNLGGNALGRVAHAWFAELAELELLYLDRNRIAFVEEGAFQNLSGLLALHLNGNHLTVLAWAAFQPGFFLGRLFLFRNPWRCDCRLEWLRDWMESFGRAADVPCASPGSVAGLDLRQVAFGRSADGLCVDPEELNFTASSPGPSPEPAATTVSRFSSLLSKLLAPRAPVAEAANTTEGPVNASLSDSLLSRGVGSSGHKTPFLLGSGLLLSMAQHVVFVLQMD; this is encoded by the coding sequence CGGTGGTCCTCGGCCTGCCCAGCGCCCGGGCCGCCGAGGACGCCTGCGCGAGCGCCTGCCCGGCCGCCTGCGTCTGCAGCAGCGTGGAGCGCGGCTGCTCGGTGCGCTGCGACCGCGCGGGCCTCTTGCGGGTGCCGGCCGAGTTCCCGTGCGAGGCGGCCTCCATCGACCTGGACCGCAATGGCCTGCGCTTCCTGGGCGAGCGGGCCTTCGGCACGCTGCCGTCGCTGCGCCGCCTGTCGCTGCGCCACAACAACCTGTCCTTCATCACGCCTGGCGCCTTCAAGGGCCTGCCGCGTCTGGCCGAGCTGCGCCTGGCGCACAACGGCGATCTGCGCTACCTGCATGCGCGCACCTTCGCCGCACTCGGCCGCCTGCGGCGCCTTGACCTGGCCGCCTGCCGCCTCTTCAGCGTGCCCGAGCGCCTCCTGGCCGAGCTGCCCGCCCTGCGCGAGCTCGCCGCCTTCGACAACCTGTTCCGCCGCGTGCCCGGCGCTCTGCGCGGCCTAGCCAACTTGACGCATGCGTACCTGGAGCGCAGCCGCATCGAGGCCGTGGCCTCCAGCTCGCTGCTGGGTCTGCGCCGCCTGCGGTCGCTCAGCCTGCAGGCCAACCGCGTCCGCGCCGTGCACGGCGGCGCCTTCCGCGACTGCAGCGCCCTGGAGCATCTGCTGCTCAACGACAACCTGCTGGCCGCGCTGCCGGCCGACGCCTTCCTCGGCCTCCGCCGCCTGCGCACGCTCAACCTGGGCGGCAACGCGCTGGGCCGCGTGGCGCACGCCTGGTTCGCCGAGCTGGCTGAGCTCGAGCTGCTCTACTTGGACCGCAACCGCATCGCCTTCGTGGAAGAGGGCGCCTTCCAGAACCTCTCGGGCCTCCTGGCCCTGCATCTCAACGGCAACCATCTCACCGTGCTCGCCTGGGCAGCCTTCCAGCCCGGCTTCTTCCTGGGCCGCCTCTTCCTCTTCCGCAACCCATGGCGCTGCGACTGTCGCCTGGAGTGGCTGCGGGACTGGATGGAGAGCTTTGGGCGCGCCGCCGACGTGCCGTGCGCCTCCCCGGGCTCCGTGGCCGGCCTGGACCTCCGCCAGGTGGCCTTTGGGCGTTCCGCCGACGGCCTCTGTGTGGACCCCGAGGAGCTGAACTTCACCGCGTCCAGTCCAGGTCCGTCTCCAGAGCCAGCAGCCACCACAGTGAGCAGGTTCAGCAGCCTCCTCTCCAAGCTGCTGGCCCCGAGGGCCCCGGTGGCGGAGGCGGCCAATACCACTGAGGGGCCGGTCAACGCCTCGCTGTCTGACAGCCTTCTCTCCCGGGGGGTGGGCAGCTCGGGCCACAAGACACCGTTTCTCCTGGGCTCTGGTCTTCTGCTCAGCATGGCCCAGCACGTGGTGTTTGTCCTCCAGATGGACTGA